From the Prunus dulcis chromosome 4, ALMONDv2, whole genome shotgun sequence genome, one window contains:
- the LOC117624690 gene encoding DNA-directed RNA polymerase II subunit RPB7 → MFFHIVLERNMQLHPRHFGRNLRENLVAKLMKDVEGTCSGQHGFVVAITGIENIGKGLIRDGTGFVSFPVKYQCVVFRPFKGEILEAVVTMVNKMGFFAEAGPVQIFVSNHLIPDDMEFQSGDMPNYTTSDGSVKIQKDSEVRLKIIGTRVDATEIFCIGTIKDDFLGVINDPATA, encoded by the exons ATGTTCTTCCATATAGTGTTGGAAAGAAACATGCAGCTTCATCCTCGTCACTTTGGCCGCAATCTCCGTGAAAATCTCGTGGCCAAGCTCATGAAAGATGTTGAAGGCACTTGCAG TGGTCAACATGGGTTTGTGGTTGCAATTACGGGCATAGAAAACATTGGGAAGGGGCTGATTCGCGATGGGACAGGGTTTGTCTCATTCCCTGTGAAGTACCAGTGTGTTGTTTTTAGACCATTCAAAGGAGAGATCTTAGAAGCTGTTGTTACTATGGTGAACAAG ATGGGATTTTTTGCTGAGGCTGGTCCTGTTCAAATCTTTGTTTCAAACCAT TTGATACCGGATGATATGGAGTTCCAATCTGGAGATATGCCAAATTATACAACATCAGATGGATCA GTTAAGATTCAGAAAGATAGCGAAGTTCGGTTAAAGATAATTGGAACCCGAGTAGATGCTACAGAAATT TTCTGCATTGGTACAATAAAGGATGATTTCTTGGGTGTGATAAACGATCCTGCGACTGCTTAG